A stretch of the Pseudomonas sp. ACM7 genome encodes the following:
- a CDS encoding LysR family transcriptional regulator, whose product MEFKQLRSFVEVMHQGGFTQAAKTLHISQSAVSKQVAQLEQSLGTALLERQGSQLRLTAAGSVVLQRAEGMLRLRNELLSELDDLSQLARGELRLGLPLLGSDALFAGLFAEYRRRYPNISIQLLEGGSLNIEQAVLSGELELGGSLLTKDPQFAFQPFCDEPLDALLPADHPLASKTVIGLEELADTPFLLYQRSFVLNDRLLQACQQLGFTPKEGGRSGQADFLAALVAAGQGVVLLPRVVARGLVRPGVVRLTLNAPSYLRWDIAFIWRQGAYLSKAAQAWLALLRERPVSPAER is encoded by the coding sequence ATGGAATTCAAACAGCTACGCAGCTTCGTCGAAGTCATGCATCAGGGTGGCTTTACTCAAGCCGCCAAGACCCTGCACATCAGTCAATCGGCGGTGAGCAAACAGGTCGCTCAGCTGGAACAGAGCCTCGGCACTGCGCTGCTCGAACGCCAGGGTTCGCAGCTGCGCCTGACCGCCGCTGGCAGCGTGGTCCTGCAACGGGCCGAAGGCATGTTGCGGCTGCGCAACGAACTGCTCAGTGAGCTGGATGACTTGAGCCAACTGGCCCGCGGGGAATTGCGTCTGGGTTTGCCGCTACTGGGCAGCGACGCGCTGTTCGCCGGACTGTTCGCTGAATACCGGCGACGCTACCCGAACATCAGCATTCAATTGCTGGAGGGTGGCAGCCTGAACATCGAACAGGCCGTTTTGAGTGGAGAGTTGGAACTGGGTGGCAGCCTGTTGACGAAGGACCCGCAGTTCGCCTTCCAGCCATTCTGCGATGAGCCGCTGGACGCCCTGCTGCCGGCCGATCATCCGCTGGCGTCGAAGACGGTGATTGGCCTGGAGGAATTGGCCGACACGCCCTTCCTGCTGTATCAGCGCAGCTTCGTGCTCAACGACCGTTTGCTGCAAGCCTGCCAGCAGCTGGGGTTTACGCCGAAGGAAGGCGGTCGTAGCGGCCAGGCTGACTTTCTTGCAGCGCTGGTGGCGGCCGGTCAAGGCGTGGTGTTGTTGCCGCGCGTGGTGGCTCGCGGGCTGGTGCGGCCAGGCGTGGTGCGCCTGACCTTGAACGCGCCGAGTTATTTGCGTTGGGATATCGCCTTCATCTGGCGTCAGGGCGCGTACTTGTCAAAAGCTGCGCAAGCCTGGCTCGCCTTGCTGCGCGAGCGGCCGGTCAGCCCCGCAGAGCGCTGA
- a CDS encoding flavodoxin yields the protein MKVAILSGSVYGTAEEVARHAANILKTAGFETWHNPRASLADVQAFGPEAFLAVTSTTGMGELPDNLQPLYFAIRDQLPAAWRGLPGAVIGLGDASYGDTFCGGGEQMRELFGELGLREVLPMLRLDASESVTPETDAEPWLAELVSALRG from the coding sequence ATGAAAGTCGCCATCCTTTCCGGCTCGGTGTACGGCACGGCTGAAGAAGTCGCCCGCCACGCCGCAAACATTTTGAAAACCGCGGGTTTCGAAACCTGGCACAACCCGCGTGCGAGCCTCGCCGATGTTCAGGCCTTTGGCCCCGAAGCCTTCCTAGCGGTGACCTCGACCACCGGCATGGGCGAGTTGCCGGACAACCTGCAACCGTTGTATTTCGCCATTCGCGACCAGTTGCCTGCTGCCTGGCGTGGATTGCCGGGCGCCGTGATTGGCCTGGGCGATGCGAGCTACGGCGATACGTTCTGCGGTGGCGGCGAGCAAATGCGTGAATTGTTCGGCGAACTGGGCCTACGCGAAGTCCTGCCCATGCTGCGCCTGGACGCCAGCGAAAGCGTGACGCCGGAAACCGACGCCGAGCCTTGGCTGGCGGAGCTGGTCAGCGCTCTGCGGGGCTGA
- a CDS encoding PAS domain-containing protein, producing MINAQLLQMVINASNDGIVIAEKEGEQDNILIYVNPAFERLTGYTSEEILYQDCRFLQSGDGDQEALPLIREALSSGGSCREILRNYRKDGTPFWNELSLSTVKNPDDGQTYFVGVQKDVTLQVKAQQRVAQLEAQLAEVQAELAALKATNGENKTKN from the coding sequence ATGATTAACGCCCAACTGCTGCAAATGGTGATCAACGCTTCCAACGACGGCATCGTGATTGCCGAAAAGGAAGGCGAGCAGGACAACATCCTGATTTACGTCAACCCGGCATTCGAACGCCTGACGGGTTACACCAGCGAAGAAATCCTTTACCAGGATTGCCGTTTTCTTCAGTCCGGTGACGGAGATCAGGAAGCTCTCCCGTTGATTCGCGAGGCATTGAGCAGTGGCGGTTCCTGCCGGGAAATCCTCAGAAATTACCGCAAGGACGGCACGCCGTTCTGGAACGAGCTGTCCCTTTCGACGGTGAAGAACCCTGATGACGGACAGACTTATTTCGTCGGTGTGCAGAAAGACGTCACCCTTCAGGTCAAGGCGCAGCAGCGAGTCGCGCAATTGGAGGCGCAGTTGGCCGAGGTCCAGGCCGAACTTGCCGCACTAAAAGCGACGAACGGCGAAAACAAAACGAAGAATTGA
- a CDS encoding MerR family transcriptional regulator — protein MPVPTDVVRVMQPETPLEQEELFPIREVARLTGVNPVTLRAWERRYGLIQPTRTESGHRLYSMTDIDRVRSIIGWIERGVAVSKVGKILARTAPLQALSHIIPNELVHADYMQWKQQVQVAVNAFDEVQLEQVYGQIFSSYPLTVVFQDILLPLWKQLQQRHEAFGQASEWFFLDGFLRSRVLQRLLLVRVMQPRRVIVCALNDQCRELEVLVAALFLSSVDSAIQVLAIGQPFDELTLVCERIKAQALVLFSNHAPAPELPRRLKRLALSLDCQLMLAGDASDLVQESLAGSSIGCLGNEGLVMRQRLKQFLTGNLDT, from the coding sequence ATGCCTGTGCCAACTGACGTTGTCCGTGTAATGCAGCCCGAAACTCCTCTCGAACAGGAAGAGCTGTTTCCGATTCGCGAAGTGGCGCGCCTGACCGGGGTCAACCCGGTCACGCTACGCGCATGGGAACGACGTTATGGACTGATACAGCCCACGCGCACCGAAAGTGGACACCGACTGTATTCGATGACCGATATCGATCGGGTCCGCAGCATCATCGGCTGGATCGAACGCGGCGTTGCTGTCAGTAAAGTCGGCAAGATACTGGCCAGGACTGCCCCGCTTCAGGCCCTGTCGCACATCATCCCGAATGAACTCGTACACGCTGACTACATGCAATGGAAGCAACAGGTTCAGGTGGCGGTGAATGCCTTTGACGAGGTTCAACTGGAGCAGGTCTATGGACAGATCTTTTCCAGTTATCCCCTGACTGTCGTGTTTCAGGACATTCTGCTTCCACTCTGGAAGCAATTGCAGCAGCGCCATGAAGCGTTCGGTCAGGCCAGCGAGTGGTTTTTCCTGGATGGTTTTCTGCGTTCTCGAGTGTTGCAACGCCTGCTGCTGGTGCGTGTCATGCAGCCGCGACGGGTGATTGTCTGCGCCTTGAACGATCAGTGTCGTGAACTCGAAGTGCTGGTAGCGGCGCTGTTTCTGAGCAGTGTCGATTCGGCTATTCAAGTGTTGGCTATCGGTCAGCCATTCGACGAATTGACCCTGGTCTGCGAGCGAATCAAGGCCCAGGCGCTGGTGCTGTTTTCCAATCACGCGCCTGCGCCCGAGTTGCCACGGCGATTGAAGCGCCTGGCCTTGAGCCTGGATTGTCAGTTGATGCTGGCGGGGGATGCGTCCGATCTGGTGCAGGAAAGCCTGGCTGGATCGTCGATTGGATGTCTGGGTAACGAAGGATTGGTCATGCGTCAGCGTTTGAAACAGTTCCTGACAGGCAACCTGGACACTTGA
- a CDS encoding antibiotic biosynthesis monooxygenase: protein MSTSPVTLMVARRVADGRYQDLIAWLREGEQLATDFPGYLGSGVLAPPPDDDEFQIIFRFADEQTLHAWEHSVSRTAWLARGSDLFAHPTEHRVSGIEGWFGAAGQRPPRWKQAVAIWLAFFPVSLLFNFILGPLLSDMGLLSRVFISTLCLTPLMVYFFIPLSTRLLANWLNTAATRRLPAEPSTQNH from the coding sequence ATGTCTACTTCACCCGTCACGCTGATGGTTGCGCGCCGCGTCGCCGATGGGCGTTATCAAGACCTGATCGCCTGGTTGCGCGAAGGCGAACAACTGGCCACCGATTTTCCCGGCTACCTCGGTTCTGGCGTGCTCGCTCCGCCGCCCGACGATGACGAATTCCAGATTATTTTCCGCTTTGCCGACGAGCAGACGCTGCACGCCTGGGAGCATTCTGTATCGCGCACCGCATGGCTGGCACGCGGCAGCGACTTGTTTGCCCATCCAACGGAACATCGTGTCAGCGGCATCGAAGGCTGGTTCGGCGCGGCCGGCCAGCGACCACCACGCTGGAAACAGGCCGTGGCGATCTGGTTGGCATTCTTTCCGGTTTCCCTGCTGTTCAACTTTATCCTCGGGCCGTTGCTGAGCGACATGGGTCTGCTGAGCCGGGTGTTCATCAGCACCTTGTGCCTGACCCCGCTGATGGTCTACTTCTTCATTCCGCTGTCGACCCGCCTGCTGGCCAACTGGCTGAACACCGCTGCGACCCGACGTTTGCCCGCCGAGCCCTCCACCCAAAACCACTGA
- the folM gene encoding dihydromonapterin reductase, with product MTSFVAPILITGAGQRVGLHCAQRLLEDGQPVIFSYRSERPGVQVLRDLGATAVCADFSTEAGIFAFISELKNHTDSLRAIVHNASEWLAETPDTDATAFTRMFNVHMLAPYLINLHCADLLQRSSPADIVHISDDVTRKGSSKHIGYCASKAGLDSLTLSFAAKYAPTIKVNGIAPALLMFNPDDDAAYRAKALAKSALGIEPGCEVIYQSLRYLLDNPYVTGTTLTVNGGRHIK from the coding sequence ATGACCTCTTTCGTAGCCCCAATTCTCATCACCGGTGCCGGCCAACGTGTCGGCCTGCACTGCGCGCAGCGTTTGCTCGAGGATGGCCAGCCGGTGATCTTCAGCTACCGCAGTGAACGCCCCGGCGTGCAAGTTCTGCGCGACCTGGGGGCGACCGCGGTGTGTGCCGACTTCTCCACTGAAGCCGGAATCTTCGCGTTCATCAGCGAACTGAAAAACCACACCGACAGCCTGCGGGCGATTGTCCATAACGCCTCCGAATGGCTGGCCGAAACCCCGGACACCGACGCCACCGCCTTCACCCGCATGTTCAACGTCCACATGCTGGCGCCCTACCTGATCAATCTGCATTGTGCCGACTTGCTGCAACGCTCAAGCCCGGCGGACATCGTGCACATCAGCGATGACGTAACCCGCAAGGGCAGCAGCAAGCACATTGGCTACTGCGCCAGCAAAGCCGGGCTCGACAGCCTCACCCTGTCCTTCGCCGCGAAATACGCGCCGACAATCAAGGTCAACGGTATCGCCCCAGCCCTGCTAATGTTCAACCCCGACGACGACGCGGCGTACCGCGCCAAGGCACTGGCCAAGTCTGCGCTGGGTATCGAACCCGGCTGCGAAGTGATCTACCAGAGCCTGCGTTATTTGCTCGACAACCCTTATGTCACCGGCACGACCCTGACCGTCAACGGCGGACGGCACATCAAATAA
- the folE gene encoding GTP cyclohydrolase I FolE → MTLSLSQSYREILIGLGENPDREGLQDTPVRAAKAMQYLCHGYEQSVEEIVNGALFASDADEMIIVDNIELYSLCEHHMLPFIGKAHVAYIPTGKVLGLSKIARLVDMFARRLQIQENLTRQIADAVQQVTGAAGVAVVIEAKHMCMMMRGVEKQNSTMNTSVMLGAFRESSNTRQEFLQLIGRSK, encoded by the coding sequence ATGACGTTATCCCTGTCCCAGAGCTACCGCGAGATCCTCATCGGCCTCGGTGAAAACCCCGACCGCGAGGGCCTGCAAGACACCCCGGTTCGCGCGGCAAAAGCCATGCAGTACCTCTGCCATGGTTATGAGCAAAGTGTCGAAGAGATCGTCAACGGCGCGCTGTTCGCTTCCGATGCCGATGAAATGATCATCGTCGACAACATCGAGCTGTACTCGCTCTGCGAACATCACATGCTGCCCTTCATCGGCAAGGCGCATGTGGCTTATATTCCAACGGGCAAAGTGCTGGGCCTGTCGAAAATTGCACGACTGGTGGACATGTTCGCCCGTCGCCTGCAAATCCAGGAAAACCTCACTCGGCAAATCGCCGACGCGGTGCAGCAAGTGACCGGTGCTGCGGGCGTCGCGGTGGTCATCGAAGCCAAGCACATGTGCATGATGATGCGCGGCGTCGAGAAACAGAATTCGACCATGAACACCTCGGTGATGCTCGGCGCCTTCCGCGAGTCGAGCAACACCCGACAGGAGTTCCTGCAATTGATTGGACGGAGCAAGTAG
- the folX gene encoding dihydroneopterin triphosphate 2'-epimerase, producing the protein MPQLQPGTARIRVKDLCLRTFIGINEDEILNKQDVLINLTILYAAQEAVRDNDIDHALNYRTITKAIIAHVEGNRFALLERLTQEILDLVMANESVLYAEVEVDKPHALRFAESVSITLAASR; encoded by the coding sequence ATGCCACAACTTCAACCAGGAACGGCACGCATCCGGGTCAAGGACCTGTGCCTGCGGACCTTCATCGGGATCAACGAGGATGAAATCCTCAACAAGCAGGATGTACTGATCAACCTGACCATCCTGTATGCCGCTCAAGAAGCGGTGCGTGACAACGACATCGATCACGCGCTGAATTACCGCACCATCACCAAGGCGATCATCGCCCACGTGGAAGGCAATCGTTTCGCCCTGCTCGAACGCCTGACTCAGGAAATTCTCGATCTGGTCATGGCCAACGAATCGGTGTTGTACGCCGAGGTCGAAGTCGACAAGCCCCACGCCCTGCGATTCGCCGAGTCGGTGTCGATTACCCTGGCTGCGAGCCGCTGA
- a CDS encoding DUF1244 domain-containing protein produces MTDQQRLELEAAAFRRLVAHLDSRKDVQNIDLMNLSGFCRNCLSKWYKAAADERQIEVSLDDAREVVYGMPYAEWKAQYQQEANAEQQAAFAKGKPNE; encoded by the coding sequence ATGACCGATCAACAACGCCTGGAACTTGAAGCCGCCGCCTTTCGCCGGCTGGTCGCCCACCTGGACAGCCGCAAGGATGTGCAGAACATCGATCTGATGAACCTCTCCGGTTTCTGCCGCAACTGCCTGTCCAAGTGGTACAAGGCCGCTGCCGACGAACGCCAGATCGAGGTCAGCCTCGATGACGCCCGCGAAGTGGTTTACGGCATGCCGTACGCCGAGTGGAAAGCCCAATACCAGCAAGAAGCCAATGCCGAACAACAAGCGGCGTTCGCCAAAGGAAAACCCAATGAGTGA
- a CDS encoding HopJ type III effector protein, with protein sequence MSDLNTLRASLKSGEHVFADTLAFIAAGYDYQPQAFNNGGVENAAGQNEGSCKTLGLALLEGLSDEEALLAFGEHYRSVVATPEGSDHGNIRALIAHGLAGVTFAKQPLTRR encoded by the coding sequence ATGAGTGATTTGAACACCCTGCGCGCCAGCCTCAAGAGCGGCGAACACGTTTTTGCCGACACCCTGGCGTTCATCGCCGCCGGCTACGACTATCAGCCTCAGGCTTTCAACAACGGCGGCGTGGAAAACGCAGCCGGGCAGAACGAAGGCTCGTGCAAGACCCTGGGTCTGGCGCTGCTGGAAGGCTTGAGCGATGAAGAAGCGCTGCTAGCGTTCGGCGAGCATTACCGTTCGGTGGTGGCGACGCCTGAGGGCAGCGATCACGGTAATATCCGCGCGTTGATTGCACATGGTCTGGCGGGTGTGACGTTCGCGAAACAGCCGCTGACTCGCCGCTGA
- a CDS encoding aspartate aminotransferase family protein, with product MSSVTISQSINIVHPVTLSHGKNAEVWDTDGKRYIDFVGGIGVLNLGHCHPRIVEAIREQATRLTHYAFNAAPHAPYIELMDRLTAFIPVDYPVSGMLTNSGAEAAENALKIVRGATGRTAVIAFDGAFHGRTLATLNLNGKVAPYKQKVGVLPGPVFHLPFPSQDNGVTCAEALKAMDRLFSVEIDVDDVACFIVEPVQGEAGFLALDVEFAQALRRFCDEKNILLIADEIQSGFGRTGQRFAFSRLGIEPDLILLGKSIAGGVPLGAVVGRKSLLDTLPKGGLGGTYSGNPIACAAALATLDEMTDANLHAWGSQQEEAIVSRYEAWRANKLSPFLGRLTGVGAMRGIELINPDGTPASAQLTQLLALARDAGLLLMPSGKSRHIIRLLAPLTTEAAVLEEGLDILEACLAKLS from the coding sequence ATGAGCAGCGTAACCATCAGCCAGTCGATCAACATCGTTCATCCCGTCACGCTCAGCCACGGCAAAAATGCCGAGGTCTGGGACACCGATGGCAAACGCTACATCGACTTCGTCGGCGGCATCGGTGTATTGAACCTCGGCCATTGCCATCCGCGCATCGTCGAGGCCATTCGCGAACAAGCCACCCGGCTGACTCACTACGCGTTCAACGCCGCCCCGCATGCGCCCTACATCGAACTGATGGATCGTCTCACCGCGTTTATTCCGGTGGACTACCCGGTCAGCGGCATGCTCACCAACAGCGGTGCGGAAGCGGCGGAAAATGCCCTGAAGATCGTGCGTGGCGCCACCGGTCGCACGGCCGTCATCGCCTTCGACGGCGCCTTCCATGGCCGCACCCTCGCCACGCTCAACCTCAACGGAAAAGTCGCGCCCTACAAACAGAAAGTCGGCGTGCTGCCGGGTCCGGTTTTTCACCTGCCCTTCCCGAGCCAGGACAACGGCGTGACCTGCGCGGAGGCCCTGAAGGCCATGGACCGCCTGTTCAGCGTCGAGATCGACGTCGATGACGTCGCCTGTTTTATCGTCGAACCGGTGCAGGGCGAAGCGGGTTTCCTGGCGCTGGACGTGGAGTTCGCCCAAGCGCTACGTCGCTTCTGTGATGAAAAAAACATCCTGTTGATCGCTGATGAAATCCAGTCCGGCTTCGGTCGCACCGGCCAGCGCTTTGCATTTTCGCGACTGGGCATTGAGCCGGACCTGATTCTGCTGGGCAAAAGCATCGCCGGCGGTGTGCCGCTGGGTGCGGTGGTCGGGCGCAAGTCGCTGCTCGACACCTTGCCCAAGGGCGGACTGGGCGGCACCTATTCAGGCAACCCGATTGCCTGCGCCGCAGCACTGGCAACCCTGGACGAGATGACCGATGCGAACCTGCACGCCTGGGGCTCGCAACAGGAAGAAGCCATCGTCAGCCGCTATGAGGCCTGGCGCGCCAACAAGCTTTCCCCGTTTCTGGGCCGCTTGACCGGCGTTGGCGCGATGCGCGGTATCGAACTGATCAATCCCGACGGCACACCCGCCTCAGCGCAGTTGACCCAATTGCTGGCCCTGGCCCGCGACGCCGGTTTACTGCTGATGCCCAGCGGCAAGTCGCGCCACATCATTCGGCTGCTGGCACCACTGACTACTGAGGCAGCGGTGCTGGAGGAAGGGCTGGATATCCTCGAGGCTTGCCTGGCGAAGCTTTCCTGA
- a CDS encoding amino acid ABC transporter permease: MYHDNIIYKKKSNDPQFLLGVAVVLFLGSYLMNLGNSALSHFLHPLLGNAPDSLTARNIAIGLAIAALGTLNFHVLGRLKFKVQTTVVWIELLILFLAFFDTFDLSYSFILDKIGFLIIQGAATTLYISAVAIVIAFVLALIGAVAKLSNNGLANAIASFYTSFFRGVPLLIQIYLIYLGLPQLGYVVDAVPAGILALSLCYGAYMTEIFRAGIQSIPVGQWEASRALGISPLKTLSRVIMPQALRVIIPPTGNQFIAMLKDSSLVSVIGVWELMYLAKTQGRADFRHLEMLITAAMIYWALSFILERVQARIEKRVNRSIARG, encoded by the coding sequence ATGTATCACGACAATATAATTTATAAAAAAAAGTCCAATGATCCTCAATTCCTGCTTGGCGTAGCCGTGGTGCTGTTTCTCGGCTCCTACCTGATGAACTTGGGTAACAGCGCCCTCAGTCATTTCCTGCATCCGCTGCTGGGCAATGCCCCGGACAGCCTGACTGCTCGCAATATCGCCATCGGCCTGGCGATTGCCGCACTGGGCACGCTGAACTTTCACGTCCTCGGACGCTTGAAATTCAAAGTGCAGACCACCGTGGTATGGATCGAACTGCTGATCCTGTTTCTGGCGTTCTTCGACACATTCGACCTTTCCTACAGCTTCATCCTCGACAAGATCGGTTTCCTGATCATCCAGGGCGCCGCGACCACGCTGTACATCTCCGCCGTGGCGATCGTGATTGCCTTCGTGCTGGCGTTGATCGGTGCCGTGGCCAAGCTGTCGAACAACGGCCTGGCCAATGCCATCGCCTCGTTCTACACCTCGTTTTTTCGCGGTGTTCCGCTGCTGATCCAGATCTACCTGATTTACCTCGGACTGCCGCAACTGGGTTATGTGGTGGACGCAGTGCCGGCCGGCATCCTCGCGTTGTCGCTGTGCTACGGCGCCTACATGACCGAGATTTTTCGTGCGGGCATCCAGAGCATTCCGGTGGGTCAGTGGGAGGCCTCACGAGCCCTGGGCATCAGCCCGCTCAAGACCCTGAGCCGGGTGATCATGCCGCAAGCCTTGCGGGTGATCATCCCGCCCACCGGCAACCAGTTCATCGCCATGCTCAAGGACAGTTCGCTGGTGTCGGTGATCGGCGTCTGGGAATTGATGTACCTGGCCAAGACCCAGGGTCGTGCGGACTTCCGCCACCTGGAAATGCTGATCACCGCCGCGATGATTTACTGGGCCCTGTCGTTCATCCTCGAACGGGTGCAGGCGCGGATCGAAAAACGGGTCAACCGATCCATCGCAAGGGGCTGA
- a CDS encoding amino acid ABC transporter ATP-binding protein: MISIIGLNKWYGDFHALRDVDLNVAAGEILVVCGPSGSGKSTMIRCINHLENFQKGHIQVNGITLTSEAESVSAVRREIGMVFQSFNLFPHLSVMDNLTLAPQLVQGVSSAEAKKRAQVYLERVRIAEHADKYPSQLSGGQQQRVAIARALCMNPKVMLFDEPTSALDPEMVHEVLDVMGELATDGMTMICVTHEMGFASKVADRVLFMDQGQVIEQATPSEFFNNPQTERAQKFLSQIIGH; the protein is encoded by the coding sequence ATGATTTCCATCATCGGTTTGAACAAGTGGTACGGCGACTTTCACGCGTTGCGCGATGTCGACCTGAACGTCGCCGCCGGCGAAATCCTGGTGGTGTGCGGACCGTCGGGCTCAGGAAAATCGACGATGATTCGTTGCATCAACCATCTGGAGAATTTCCAGAAAGGCCACATTCAGGTCAACGGCATCACCCTCACCAGCGAGGCAGAAAGTGTCAGCGCGGTGCGCCGGGAAATCGGCATGGTGTTTCAGAGCTTCAACCTGTTCCCACACTTAAGCGTGATGGACAACCTGACCCTGGCCCCGCAACTGGTGCAAGGCGTGTCGAGCGCCGAGGCGAAAAAACGCGCTCAAGTCTACCTGGAGCGAGTGCGAATTGCCGAACACGCCGACAAGTACCCTTCGCAACTGTCCGGTGGCCAGCAGCAACGCGTGGCGATTGCCCGGGCGCTGTGCATGAACCCCAAAGTGATGCTGTTCGACGAACCAACCTCGGCCCTCGATCCGGAAATGGTCCACGAAGTGCTGGACGTGATGGGTGAGTTGGCCACCGACGGCATGACCATGATTTGCGTAACCCACGAAATGGGTTTTGCCAGCAAGGTCGCTGACCGCGTGCTGTTCATGGACCAGGGCCAGGTCATCGAACAAGCCACCCCTTCCGAGTTTTTCAACAACCCGCAAACCGAACGCGCACAGAAATTCCTGTCGCAGATCATTGGTCACTGA
- a CDS encoding transporter substrate-binding domain-containing protein → MVSKKHVIAAAMSLVFVGAANAGAVLDKIQSSKTMTVATSATWPPQGFINDKNEIDGFDIDVSKEIAKRLGVEVKFITPDWDVITAGKWNGRWDMSVGSMTATKSRARILDFPATYYYVPYVFAVHNKSTLTDHKALNGKTIGVEGGTTSEDYLNQALAIEATDLPPVTYDVQTKKMKTYAGSLGPLDDLRLGDGVRLDGILTQRSTLEAAIKKNYPLRAVDNGVVFYEPLAIATDKGDAELKAKLGQIIGEMHKDGTLTKLSTKWYGVDYSTVK, encoded by the coding sequence ATGGTCAGCAAAAAACACGTAATCGCAGCCGCAATGTCGCTGGTGTTCGTCGGCGCCGCCAACGCCGGAGCCGTACTGGACAAAATCCAGAGCAGTAAAACAATGACCGTCGCCACGTCGGCGACCTGGCCACCCCAAGGGTTTATCAACGACAAGAATGAAATCGACGGGTTTGATATCGATGTTTCCAAGGAGATCGCCAAGCGTCTCGGTGTCGAGGTCAAGTTCATTACCCCCGATTGGGACGTGATCACCGCCGGCAAGTGGAACGGGCGCTGGGACATGTCCGTGGGCTCGATGACCGCCACTAAAAGTCGCGCGCGAATTCTCGACTTCCCCGCGACCTACTACTACGTGCCCTACGTGTTTGCGGTTCACAACAAATCCACACTCACCGACCACAAAGCGCTCAATGGCAAAACTATCGGTGTCGAAGGCGGCACCACGTCCGAGGATTACCTGAACCAGGCGCTGGCCATCGAAGCGACGGACCTGCCCCCCGTCACCTACGACGTACAGACCAAAAAGATGAAAACCTATGCCGGCTCCCTTGGACCGTTGGATGACTTGCGACTGGGCGACGGTGTTCGTCTAGACGGCATCCTCACTCAGCGCAGCACGCTGGAAGCGGCCATCAAGAAAAATTACCCTCTGCGTGCGGTCGACAACGGCGTGGTGTTCTACGAACCCCTGGCCATTGCCACCGACAAGGGTGACGCAGAGTTGAAGGCCAAGCTCGGTCAAATCATCGGCGAGATGCACAAGGACGGCACGCTGACCAAGCTGTCGACCAAGTGGTACGGCGTGGACTATTCGACCGTCAAATAA